A genomic window from Plutella xylostella chromosome 23, ilPluXylo3.1, whole genome shotgun sequence includes:
- the LOC119693994 gene encoding uncharacterized protein LOC119693994 — protein sequence MPSYLGEITSFDYKVHAWDIFKNRLNNFFIVNKITDNKSNYLLTYLSDDSYRLAKNLVHPKDIETLTFDDLVNALDTHFTPKRSTFADRATFYMATKESSETMEEWLIRLRGLAVFCDFGAALDTLLRDRFILGLPDGPERNRLFEQDAKTLTVAKALEVAQQQACVRMARTAVGGDGPRVKEEPVFRLGASGSRSGRARAPGPPAGREARRDGADYPNSCEVCGMKSHSAGSCRYKNYKCQCCGKKGHLKKVCSERKCRSRLNNITQVEAAEDSSGSDCDECKMFNMRFPN from the exons ATGCCTTCATATCTCGGCGAAATAACAAGTTTTGATTATAAAGTGCACGCTTGGgacatttttaaaaatcgtttgaataacttttttatcgTGAACAAAATAACCGATAATAAAAGTAACTACCTTCTTACTTATTTATCGGACGATTCTTACCGTTTGGCGAAGAACCTCGTGCACCCAAAGGACATTGAAACTTTGACCTTCGACGACCTCGTGAATGCCTTGGATACCCACTTCACTCCGAAGAGATCCACATTTGCTGATCGGGCTACCTTCTATATGGCTACAAAAGAAAGTAGCGAGACTATGGAAGAGTGGCTAATTCGTTTGCGAGGATTAGCTGTATTTTGTGATTTCGGAGCGGCATTAGACACGCTACTTCGCGACCGGTTTATTCTGGGATTGCCAGATGGACCGGAAAGGAACAGATTGTTCGAGCAGGACGCGAAGACCCTGACGGTTGCGAAAGCGCTAGAGGTGGCTCAGCAACAGGCATGCGTCAGGATGGCGAGGACAGCTGTAGGAGGCGACGGGCCCCGCGTGAAGGAGGAGCCGGTGTTCCGCCTGGGCGCGAGCGGCAGCAGGAGCGGCCGTGCGCGCGCCCCGGGCCCGCCGGCAGGACGCGAGGCGAGGCGCGATGGCGCTGATTATCCTAACAGCTGTGAAGTGTGTGGCATGAAAAGTCACAGTGCAGGTTCTTGTCGGTACAAGAACTATAAGTGTCAGTGTTGTGGTAAAAAAGGCCATCTCAAGAAGGTGTGCAGTGAAAGAAAGTGCCGTTCACGGTTAAATAACATTACTCAGGTCGAGGCTGCTGAGGATAGCTCAGGCAGCGATTGCGACGAATGCAAAATGTTCAACATGAG GTTTCCAAATTAG